The sequence below is a genomic window from Ipomoea triloba cultivar NCNSP0323 chromosome 2, ASM357664v1.
GAGGCTATTTGGTTGTCCAAATTACAAGTAAATCATCTTAAACGATACATAACTAACTTGACATCATTTGGTTGTTCAAACTACAAGGTGATAAACTAACATAAGATGTCAATAACTAATCAGAGGTCATTTGATTGTCTAAACCACGTGAAGGTATACCAATTTCGAATGCCCACTAAATATCAGTAGATAATTCTCACATAGAATCAAACTTGAATCTTATAGTTATTCAGTCAATTGACCGATCAACATGACTAGGGTTAGGTAACATTACATTATTGTAATATCTAACCAATAGTTGAATTGGAGAAAATAATCTGACGTGTTTCAatttatattgaaatatatttaacttaattttctaaaaaaaaaaaaagaatttatatatatttatacaaaatgtttcaattttacaataattaatataaattaatactaaaaatgaaatgattTGAAAATGAGGCATCTAAGAAGCTAAGCATATGAAGAGCTGAAAGTTTGTTGACTGCGCGATTCTGCGATCTGAGGATGATCAAACTTAAAACGAAGGAAAATCAAGGAATGCGCTGGTCTGCgctctctcttcctctctcagttcttcttctctcttttcttctatTCAAATTCTTCCATCTTAAGTCACAATCTCCGCCATCTACACCTGTAAGTCCTTCAGTTTCATGTGTAATTGTGTGTGCGTTTTATGGTAAATGAgctaaagtttttatttttattgttttcctTCAAAGAAAAAGGGAGGATTTCTGAAATTTCTTggctttttattattttaatttgaattttagagATTATTCACTCCGGAGGAGCTAGCTCTTTACAATGGTTCAGACCCTAACTTGCCCATTCTTCTTGGCATTATTGGGTACTCTCtgagtctctctctctctcgctctctACTGCAATGTTATGGCATTTTTGCTTTAAAAGAAACGATTTTGAGTGGATTGAAATAAACAGGTCAGTATTTGATGTAACCAAAGGAAAGAGTCACTATGGTGCAGGGGGTGGTTACAATCATTTCGCAGGAAGGTCTGTTATCCCttccaaattttttatttacttggcTTTTGATTGTAGAAATTCAGTTCTGCTGTTGCTGTTTTCCTTTAATCTTTGTAGTTATTGTTTCTGAAGTTTTGTGCTTTCTGCTAAGTTATGCTCCAATATCATGTGTTCAAGTTATGGTTTTTATGTTCTCTTTTTTTAGCTAATGTAGAATGATAGTAGTACCAAAGAGATTGCTCTTGATTTCATGCAGTATATTGTTGATCTAATATGGTATTGATTAGGCTCCTTACTTTTGGTAGACTAACAtgacttgtttttattttttttttcctaatgcTTATAGAGATGCTTCTCGTGCATTTGTTTCGGGAAACTTTACCGGTAATGCTAGTTTTTTCGTTCTCTGTTTTTCCTTTGATCGGTGTATTCTTCtgcgtttttgttttttattggcTGCATTCTGTCTGCTAATCTCAGCCTTATTTCTTATCCACTATTGCATAAAGCCATAAATAGTTCTATGGCTTTATTTCAGCCTCGGTTTATTGTATATGTAGttattcaagtattcaaccaTGCATAAATATTCCCATCAAAGTCAACTTAATAATTGCTTGAGGATGAGGTATACTGGGCATGTATAAGCAAGCAAATCACAGTATACTTAAATTTTCTAAAACGTATTGCTAAGAGGAGAGTGAATAGATAAGAAAACATCTATTTAATCAACGGTACTAGAGACAAATAAAAGTTCTATTCAGCTCTTTGCTTTCTATCTATTTACTCTTCTGCCAGTACAAAGTGGAAGAGCGGTCTCATTATATAAGGAACTGTATGAATGAATTTTATTATCTGGTTTAGAGGACTATGGGAAATATTAAAGATTCTACCGTATGCATCGTATGATTCTAAATGATTTGTTGGCAATCAGGTGTCGTTTATAATCTTTGCATCTCTATAAGTATTTTGTGTCATGTTAATGCAGGAGATGGACTTACTGACTCATTGCGTGATTTATCCAGCACTGAGGTAGTTTGGTGTCTGTTATGTTTGTATGTTCTTATTTTATTGTTGCCATATTAAATCAGTTTCCATGTCCTGTTTATCAATAGTATTATGTCATATCTGTCTTTGATCATTTCTCATGTGCTTGACTTTGATGCCCTCTTAGTTCCTACAAAATTCTACTTTGAGATTGTAAAATTCCAGCTAATGCTTACAAATACACGCGGTTGATAATTTTAAAAGCTTATGCTTATATGGGTTTATGTTTTAGGTTAAAAGCATTGTTGATTGGCGGGATTTCTACTTCAGAACATATACGTGAGTCTTTCAGAATGCTATATCAAGAATAGGAGTAAATTTTTAAGGATTTATAAGGGAAGTCGTCTGGCTTTCTTTACATTCCACTTTGAACACTCCATTTGGCTTCGATTTCATA
It includes:
- the LOC116010345 gene encoding membrane-associated progesterone-binding protein 4, which codes for MIKLKTKENQGMRWSALSLPLSVLLLSFLLFKFFHLKSQSPPSTPRLFTPEELALYNGSDPNLPILLGIIGSVFDVTKGKSHYGAGGGYNHFAGRDASRAFVSGNFTGDGLTDSLRDLSSTEVKSIVDWRDFYFRTYTFVGKLVGRYYDSDGNSTKYLKGAEAKAARGAQLLEKQKNEEAKIPSCNSRWSQDEGSEVWCDDGYPRLVQRPVEIAITGKMSKRCACFKKDELDQQGLEVYEGCDYFASKCKL